In Nicotiana tabacum cultivar K326 chromosome 11, ASM71507v2, whole genome shotgun sequence, a single window of DNA contains:
- the LOC107771038 gene encoding putative late blight resistance protein homolog R1A-3 isoform X2 encodes METTLPLQEVASYVLRKDISILLDFVERLKNEEDQIALDMDQIEKLKLKLTIMSTFLQLSYFSLDVFNDRMSSKAQQVDDLVQSRFHQSRDDMLVKLKDHIVPRLLETIKSCINSQHHYSKSTDTMTEDQLVEILNKLLVNLHDLPKCCAELILPLMTQYKVIQNVCVNIRDFHGLKVNGCVKHEIVEYVLPQFQRMAERVGHFCFVLFSYHLDVPQVNFKLAHLLVKIIPVELEVMHICFTNLEASKSAEVGLFIKQLQESSPAILREYLIHLQVHMVTVLNASTSARSIHVMIEFLLIILTDMPKDFIYHDKLFDLLARVGALTREVSILVCNLEEISRNEENMNETNCGSLDLLESIELLKEDLKHVFLKAPKDSSQLCFPKSDGPIFITLLLRNLNDLLKSDAHSAALIKEEVQMVKEDLEFIRSFFGKVEQKLNRDLWNCVLDVAYEAEHSINSVLVRDHGLLKLIFLLPKTIEKIKLIKEEVQQKIPKNRGPVVVNSPKKPTEISKSSATSQIIVGFEKETKEIISKLTKGPTEIDVISIVGMPGLGKTTLAYKVYNEKFVVDHFDVRAWCTVDQERNEKKLLQKIYNQVIGLKERFNEDGIDDDVADKLRKQLCGKRYLIVLDDLWDIGTWDELTRPFPEFQKGSRIILTSRIQEVAVKDKRHSDPLYLRFLTQGESWELLERKVFGEKSCPKELLDVGEEIAQKCEGLPLVLDLIAGVIAKNETKKAFWLEVLNNLKSIKNEVKKVIQLSYDHLSDHLKPCLLYLASCPKDESIEISQLKDLWSAEGLVEQTEMKSVEEVMEIYVDELISSSLVIVFNERGRASSCRIHDLVHDFCLEKARKEKLFDFISSSALSYSSSDLMPRGMTIHYDRHLLPSNENLVLFNPEKKNPYVKHLLSLKVSDGKLNYLSYNCHLRHLRLLKRLELHKIRLTYSLLNDICMLVHLRCLKIQTKAKALPPSFSNLLNLETLVVDNQGTNMVLSPSIWSLAKLRHVSIDNCSLFDSDIDEPAVLKEHSKLKNLRILYGLKLSSSGNTEDIFKRFPNLRNLMFTINEPWPCSAEQISLPRLDVLKELEEVCVYFDCASFRQDQWDFHFPSSLKKLVLTRFNLTSDLLSRIGRLPNLQKLTLEEAIIQGKEWNMEEEVTFENLKFLSLDWVSFSEWKVGEESFPVLEELHIKRCDELIEIPDSFADIASLKSISLWGNRQLVESAHEIKECVAETMGEDKLEVTCFDE; translated from the exons atggagacaactttaccgttgcaagag GTCGCATCTTATGTACTTCGCAAGGACATTTCCATTCTTCTGGATTTCGTTGAGAGGTTAAAGAATGAAGAAGATCAAATAGCCCTTGACATGGATCAAATTGAAAAACTGAAATTGAAGCTGACAATTATGTCGACATTTCTTCAGCTTTCTTATTTCAGCTTGGATGTTTTTAATGACAGAATGTCTAGCAAAGCACAGCAGGTTGATGATCTAGTTCAGTCACGTTTTCATCAGAGTCGAGATGACATGCTGGTTAAATTAAAGGATCATATTGTTCCTCGCCTCCTGGAAACTATCAAAAGTTGTATTAATTCCCAACATCATTATTCTAAATCAACTGACACCATGACTGAGGATCAGTTGGTGGAAATTTTGAACAAGCTCCTCGTGAATCTCCATGATCTACCCAAGTGTTGTGCTGAGTTGATCTTACCATTAATGACTCAGTACAAGGTAATTCAGAATGTATGTGTCAATATAAGAGATTTCCATGGGTTGAAAGTAAATGGTTGCGTTAAGCATGAAATAGTTGAATATGTCTTACCTCAGTTTCAACGTATGGCTGAGAGAGTAGGACATTTCTGTTTTGTCCTTTTTTCTTATCACCTTGATGTCCCTCAAGTCAATTTCAAGCTGGCTCATTTACTTGTGAAAATTATCCCTGTTGAACTGGAGGTTATGCACATATGTTTTACAAATTTGGAGGCTTCAAAGTCAGCAGAAGTTGGTCTTTTCATTAAGCAGCTCCAAGAATCCTCTCCAGCCATTCTTAGAGAATATCTGATTCATCTACAAGTCCATATGGTAACTGTTCTTAATGCTAGCACTTCAGCTCGAAGCATTCATGTCATGATAGAGTTCCTATTGATTATTCTAACAGATATGCCCAAGGACTTTATTTATCATGACAAATTGTTCGATCTCTTGGCACGTGTTGGAGCACTTACAAGGGAGGTATCCATTCTTGTTTGCAACTTAGAAGAGATCTCAAGAAATGAAGAGAATATGAATGAAACAAATTGTGGCAGTCTAGACTTGTTGGAAAGTATTGAACTACTGAAGGAAGATCTCAAACATGTTTTCCTGAAAGCCCCTAAAGACTCGtctcaactctgcttccccaagaGTGATGGACCAATCTTCATAACTCTTCTCCTTAGAAACTTAAATGATTTGCTCAAGTCAGATGCTCATTCTGCtgctttaataaaagaagaaGTTCAAATGGTGAAAGAAGACCTAGAATTCATAAGATCTTTCTTTGGAAAAGTTGAGCAAAAATTGAATAGAGATCTCTGGAATTGTGTTCTAGATGTGGCATATGAGGCAGAACATTCCATTAATTCAGTTCTTGTTAGAGATCATGGTCTTTTGAAACTTATCTTCTTACTTCCCAAAACCATAGAAAAGATCAAGCTTATCAAAGAAGAGGTACAACAGAAGATCCCCAAGAATAGGGGCCCCGTTGTTGTCAACTCTCCCAAAAAGCCAACTGAAATTAGCAAGTCATCAGCAACCAGTCAAATAATTGTAGGTTTTGAGAAGGAGACGAAAGAGATAATTAGTAAGCTCACCAAGGGACCAACTGAGATAGATGTCATTTCCATAGTTGGTATGCCAGGGCTTGGAAAAACTACTTTGGCTTACAAAGTCTATAATGAAAAGTTtgttgttgatcattttgatGTTCGCGCTTGGTGCACAGTCGACCAAGAACGTAATGAGAAAAAGTTGTTGCAGAAAATTTATAATCAAGTTATTGGTTTGAAAGAAAGATTCAATGAGGATGGCATAGATGATGACGTTGCTGATAAGCTACGGAAACAACTGTGTGGAAAGAGGTACCTTATTGTCTTGGATGACTTATGGGATATTGGAACATGGGATGAGCTAACAAGACCTTTTCCTGAATTTCAAAAAGGAAGTAGAATTATTTTAACAAGTCGAATACAAGAAGTCGCTGTGAAAGATAAACGCCATAGTGATCCTCTTTATCTTCGATTTCTCACGCAAGGGGAAAGTTGGGAGTTATTAGAAAGAAAGGTATTTGGAGAAAAAAGTTGCCCGAAAGAACTACTGGATGTTGGTGAAGAAATAGCCCAAAAGTGTGAAGGGCTTCCTTTGGTACTTGATCTGATCGCTGGAGTCATTGCAAAGAACGAAACGAAAAAGGCTTTCTGGCTTGAAGTTCTAAATAATTTAAAATCCATTAAGAATGAAGTGAAAAAGGTTATACAGTTAAGTTATGATCATTTATCAGATCACTTGAAGCCATGCTTACTTTACCTTGCAAGCTGTCCAAAGGACGAATCAATTGAAATCTCTCAATTGAAGGATTTATGGAGTGCAGAAGGGCTTGTGGAACAGACTGAGATGAAGAGTGTGGAAGAAGTAATGGAGATTTATGTGGATGAGTTAATTTCCAGTAGCTTGGTGATCGTTTTCAACGAGAGAGGTAGGGCATCGAGTTGCCGAATTCATGATCTTGTGCATGATTTTTGTTTggaaaaagcaagaaaagaaaagttgTTTGACTTCATAAGTTCAAGTGCTCTGTCTTATTCTTCTTCAGATCTGATGCCACGTGGAATGACCATTCATTATGACCGACATCTCCTTCCTTCGAATGAAAACTTAGTCCTGTTCAATCCAGAAAAGAAAAATCCTTATGTTAAACACCTCCTCTCTTTGAAGGTTTCTGATGGGAAACTCAATTATCTTTCCTACAACTGTCACCTAAGACACTTGAGACTTCTTAAAAGGTTGGAGCTGCACAAAATAAGATTGACGTATTCTTTGCTGAATGATATATGCATGCTTGTTCATTTGAGGTGCTTAAAGATTCAGACGAAGGCAAAAGCTCTCCCTCCGTCATTTTCAAATCTCTTGAATCTGGAAACTCTGGTGGTGGATAACCAGGGAACAAACATGGTACTATCACCTAGTATCTGGAGTCTTGCAAAGCTACGTCATGTGAGCATCGACAATTGTTCTCTCTTTGATTCGGATATTGACGAACCAGCAGTGTTAAAAGAGCACTCAAAGTTAAAGAATTTGAGAATATTATATGGGCTCAAGCTTTCCTCGTCCGGAAACACAGAGGATATTTTCAAAAGGTTTCCCAATCTCCGAAACCTTATGTTCACCATCAACGAACCATGGCCATGTTCAGCAGAGCAGATTTCATTACCAAGATTGGATGtccttaaagaacttgaagaagTTTGTGTATATTTTGATTGCGCTTCGTTCCGTCAAGATCAATGGGATTTTCACTTCCCTTCCAGCTTGAAAAAACTGGTGTTGACGAGGTTTAATCTGACATCCGATTTACTATCAAGAATTGGGAGACTACCCAACCTTCAAAAGCTGACTCTAGAAGAAGCAATCATCCAGGGGAAAGAATGGAACATGGAAGAAGAAGTCACTTTCGAGAATCTCAAATTCCTGAGTTTGGACTGGGTATCTTTTTCTGAATGGAAGGTTGGAGAGGAATCATTTCCCGTGCTCGAGGAATTACATATAAAAAGATGTGATGAACTTATAGAGATCCCAGATAGTTTTGCGGATATTGCTTCATTAAAGTCTATCTCACTGTGGGGCAACCGTCAACTTGTAGAGTCAGCTCATGAGATTAAGGAATGTGTTGCTGAAACTATGGGAGAAGACAAGCTTGAGGTAACGTGCTTCGACGAGTGA
- the LOC107771038 gene encoding putative late blight resistance protein homolog R1A-3 isoform X1, producing MERGKQNEGETEKGEANNSSVASYVLRKDISILLDFVERLKNEEDQIALDMDQIEKLKLKLTIMSTFLQLSYFSLDVFNDRMSSKAQQVDDLVQSRFHQSRDDMLVKLKDHIVPRLLETIKSCINSQHHYSKSTDTMTEDQLVEILNKLLVNLHDLPKCCAELILPLMTQYKVIQNVCVNIRDFHGLKVNGCVKHEIVEYVLPQFQRMAERVGHFCFVLFSYHLDVPQVNFKLAHLLVKIIPVELEVMHICFTNLEASKSAEVGLFIKQLQESSPAILREYLIHLQVHMVTVLNASTSARSIHVMIEFLLIILTDMPKDFIYHDKLFDLLARVGALTREVSILVCNLEEISRNEENMNETNCGSLDLLESIELLKEDLKHVFLKAPKDSSQLCFPKSDGPIFITLLLRNLNDLLKSDAHSAALIKEEVQMVKEDLEFIRSFFGKVEQKLNRDLWNCVLDVAYEAEHSINSVLVRDHGLLKLIFLLPKTIEKIKLIKEEVQQKIPKNRGPVVVNSPKKPTEISKSSATSQIIVGFEKETKEIISKLTKGPTEIDVISIVGMPGLGKTTLAYKVYNEKFVVDHFDVRAWCTVDQERNEKKLLQKIYNQVIGLKERFNEDGIDDDVADKLRKQLCGKRYLIVLDDLWDIGTWDELTRPFPEFQKGSRIILTSRIQEVAVKDKRHSDPLYLRFLTQGESWELLERKVFGEKSCPKELLDVGEEIAQKCEGLPLVLDLIAGVIAKNETKKAFWLEVLNNLKSIKNEVKKVIQLSYDHLSDHLKPCLLYLASCPKDESIEISQLKDLWSAEGLVEQTEMKSVEEVMEIYVDELISSSLVIVFNERGRASSCRIHDLVHDFCLEKARKEKLFDFISSSALSYSSSDLMPRGMTIHYDRHLLPSNENLVLFNPEKKNPYVKHLLSLKVSDGKLNYLSYNCHLRHLRLLKRLELHKIRLTYSLLNDICMLVHLRCLKIQTKAKALPPSFSNLLNLETLVVDNQGTNMVLSPSIWSLAKLRHVSIDNCSLFDSDIDEPAVLKEHSKLKNLRILYGLKLSSSGNTEDIFKRFPNLRNLMFTINEPWPCSAEQISLPRLDVLKELEEVCVYFDCASFRQDQWDFHFPSSLKKLVLTRFNLTSDLLSRIGRLPNLQKLTLEEAIIQGKEWNMEEEVTFENLKFLSLDWVSFSEWKVGEESFPVLEELHIKRCDELIEIPDSFADIASLKSISLWGNRQLVESAHEIKECVAETMGEDKLEVTCFDE from the coding sequence GTCGCATCTTATGTACTTCGCAAGGACATTTCCATTCTTCTGGATTTCGTTGAGAGGTTAAAGAATGAAGAAGATCAAATAGCCCTTGACATGGATCAAATTGAAAAACTGAAATTGAAGCTGACAATTATGTCGACATTTCTTCAGCTTTCTTATTTCAGCTTGGATGTTTTTAATGACAGAATGTCTAGCAAAGCACAGCAGGTTGATGATCTAGTTCAGTCACGTTTTCATCAGAGTCGAGATGACATGCTGGTTAAATTAAAGGATCATATTGTTCCTCGCCTCCTGGAAACTATCAAAAGTTGTATTAATTCCCAACATCATTATTCTAAATCAACTGACACCATGACTGAGGATCAGTTGGTGGAAATTTTGAACAAGCTCCTCGTGAATCTCCATGATCTACCCAAGTGTTGTGCTGAGTTGATCTTACCATTAATGACTCAGTACAAGGTAATTCAGAATGTATGTGTCAATATAAGAGATTTCCATGGGTTGAAAGTAAATGGTTGCGTTAAGCATGAAATAGTTGAATATGTCTTACCTCAGTTTCAACGTATGGCTGAGAGAGTAGGACATTTCTGTTTTGTCCTTTTTTCTTATCACCTTGATGTCCCTCAAGTCAATTTCAAGCTGGCTCATTTACTTGTGAAAATTATCCCTGTTGAACTGGAGGTTATGCACATATGTTTTACAAATTTGGAGGCTTCAAAGTCAGCAGAAGTTGGTCTTTTCATTAAGCAGCTCCAAGAATCCTCTCCAGCCATTCTTAGAGAATATCTGATTCATCTACAAGTCCATATGGTAACTGTTCTTAATGCTAGCACTTCAGCTCGAAGCATTCATGTCATGATAGAGTTCCTATTGATTATTCTAACAGATATGCCCAAGGACTTTATTTATCATGACAAATTGTTCGATCTCTTGGCACGTGTTGGAGCACTTACAAGGGAGGTATCCATTCTTGTTTGCAACTTAGAAGAGATCTCAAGAAATGAAGAGAATATGAATGAAACAAATTGTGGCAGTCTAGACTTGTTGGAAAGTATTGAACTACTGAAGGAAGATCTCAAACATGTTTTCCTGAAAGCCCCTAAAGACTCGtctcaactctgcttccccaagaGTGATGGACCAATCTTCATAACTCTTCTCCTTAGAAACTTAAATGATTTGCTCAAGTCAGATGCTCATTCTGCtgctttaataaaagaagaaGTTCAAATGGTGAAAGAAGACCTAGAATTCATAAGATCTTTCTTTGGAAAAGTTGAGCAAAAATTGAATAGAGATCTCTGGAATTGTGTTCTAGATGTGGCATATGAGGCAGAACATTCCATTAATTCAGTTCTTGTTAGAGATCATGGTCTTTTGAAACTTATCTTCTTACTTCCCAAAACCATAGAAAAGATCAAGCTTATCAAAGAAGAGGTACAACAGAAGATCCCCAAGAATAGGGGCCCCGTTGTTGTCAACTCTCCCAAAAAGCCAACTGAAATTAGCAAGTCATCAGCAACCAGTCAAATAATTGTAGGTTTTGAGAAGGAGACGAAAGAGATAATTAGTAAGCTCACCAAGGGACCAACTGAGATAGATGTCATTTCCATAGTTGGTATGCCAGGGCTTGGAAAAACTACTTTGGCTTACAAAGTCTATAATGAAAAGTTtgttgttgatcattttgatGTTCGCGCTTGGTGCACAGTCGACCAAGAACGTAATGAGAAAAAGTTGTTGCAGAAAATTTATAATCAAGTTATTGGTTTGAAAGAAAGATTCAATGAGGATGGCATAGATGATGACGTTGCTGATAAGCTACGGAAACAACTGTGTGGAAAGAGGTACCTTATTGTCTTGGATGACTTATGGGATATTGGAACATGGGATGAGCTAACAAGACCTTTTCCTGAATTTCAAAAAGGAAGTAGAATTATTTTAACAAGTCGAATACAAGAAGTCGCTGTGAAAGATAAACGCCATAGTGATCCTCTTTATCTTCGATTTCTCACGCAAGGGGAAAGTTGGGAGTTATTAGAAAGAAAGGTATTTGGAGAAAAAAGTTGCCCGAAAGAACTACTGGATGTTGGTGAAGAAATAGCCCAAAAGTGTGAAGGGCTTCCTTTGGTACTTGATCTGATCGCTGGAGTCATTGCAAAGAACGAAACGAAAAAGGCTTTCTGGCTTGAAGTTCTAAATAATTTAAAATCCATTAAGAATGAAGTGAAAAAGGTTATACAGTTAAGTTATGATCATTTATCAGATCACTTGAAGCCATGCTTACTTTACCTTGCAAGCTGTCCAAAGGACGAATCAATTGAAATCTCTCAATTGAAGGATTTATGGAGTGCAGAAGGGCTTGTGGAACAGACTGAGATGAAGAGTGTGGAAGAAGTAATGGAGATTTATGTGGATGAGTTAATTTCCAGTAGCTTGGTGATCGTTTTCAACGAGAGAGGTAGGGCATCGAGTTGCCGAATTCATGATCTTGTGCATGATTTTTGTTTggaaaaagcaagaaaagaaaagttgTTTGACTTCATAAGTTCAAGTGCTCTGTCTTATTCTTCTTCAGATCTGATGCCACGTGGAATGACCATTCATTATGACCGACATCTCCTTCCTTCGAATGAAAACTTAGTCCTGTTCAATCCAGAAAAGAAAAATCCTTATGTTAAACACCTCCTCTCTTTGAAGGTTTCTGATGGGAAACTCAATTATCTTTCCTACAACTGTCACCTAAGACACTTGAGACTTCTTAAAAGGTTGGAGCTGCACAAAATAAGATTGACGTATTCTTTGCTGAATGATATATGCATGCTTGTTCATTTGAGGTGCTTAAAGATTCAGACGAAGGCAAAAGCTCTCCCTCCGTCATTTTCAAATCTCTTGAATCTGGAAACTCTGGTGGTGGATAACCAGGGAACAAACATGGTACTATCACCTAGTATCTGGAGTCTTGCAAAGCTACGTCATGTGAGCATCGACAATTGTTCTCTCTTTGATTCGGATATTGACGAACCAGCAGTGTTAAAAGAGCACTCAAAGTTAAAGAATTTGAGAATATTATATGGGCTCAAGCTTTCCTCGTCCGGAAACACAGAGGATATTTTCAAAAGGTTTCCCAATCTCCGAAACCTTATGTTCACCATCAACGAACCATGGCCATGTTCAGCAGAGCAGATTTCATTACCAAGATTGGATGtccttaaagaacttgaagaagTTTGTGTATATTTTGATTGCGCTTCGTTCCGTCAAGATCAATGGGATTTTCACTTCCCTTCCAGCTTGAAAAAACTGGTGTTGACGAGGTTTAATCTGACATCCGATTTACTATCAAGAATTGGGAGACTACCCAACCTTCAAAAGCTGACTCTAGAAGAAGCAATCATCCAGGGGAAAGAATGGAACATGGAAGAAGAAGTCACTTTCGAGAATCTCAAATTCCTGAGTTTGGACTGGGTATCTTTTTCTGAATGGAAGGTTGGAGAGGAATCATTTCCCGTGCTCGAGGAATTACATATAAAAAGATGTGATGAACTTATAGAGATCCCAGATAGTTTTGCGGATATTGCTTCATTAAAGTCTATCTCACTGTGGGGCAACCGTCAACTTGTAGAGTCAGCTCATGAGATTAAGGAATGTGTTGCTGAAACTATGGGAGAAGACAAGCTTGAGGTAACGTGCTTCGACGAGTGA
- the LOC107771038 gene encoding putative late blight resistance protein homolog R1A-3 isoform X3 — protein MDQIEKLKLKLTIMSTFLQLSYFSLDVFNDRMSSKAQQVDDLVQSRFHQSRDDMLVKLKDHIVPRLLETIKSCINSQHHYSKSTDTMTEDQLVEILNKLLVNLHDLPKCCAELILPLMTQYKVIQNVCVNIRDFHGLKVNGCVKHEIVEYVLPQFQRMAERVGHFCFVLFSYHLDVPQVNFKLAHLLVKIIPVELEVMHICFTNLEASKSAEVGLFIKQLQESSPAILREYLIHLQVHMVTVLNASTSARSIHVMIEFLLIILTDMPKDFIYHDKLFDLLARVGALTREVSILVCNLEEISRNEENMNETNCGSLDLLESIELLKEDLKHVFLKAPKDSSQLCFPKSDGPIFITLLLRNLNDLLKSDAHSAALIKEEVQMVKEDLEFIRSFFGKVEQKLNRDLWNCVLDVAYEAEHSINSVLVRDHGLLKLIFLLPKTIEKIKLIKEEVQQKIPKNRGPVVVNSPKKPTEISKSSATSQIIVGFEKETKEIISKLTKGPTEIDVISIVGMPGLGKTTLAYKVYNEKFVVDHFDVRAWCTVDQERNEKKLLQKIYNQVIGLKERFNEDGIDDDVADKLRKQLCGKRYLIVLDDLWDIGTWDELTRPFPEFQKGSRIILTSRIQEVAVKDKRHSDPLYLRFLTQGESWELLERKVFGEKSCPKELLDVGEEIAQKCEGLPLVLDLIAGVIAKNETKKAFWLEVLNNLKSIKNEVKKVIQLSYDHLSDHLKPCLLYLASCPKDESIEISQLKDLWSAEGLVEQTEMKSVEEVMEIYVDELISSSLVIVFNERGRASSCRIHDLVHDFCLEKARKEKLFDFISSSALSYSSSDLMPRGMTIHYDRHLLPSNENLVLFNPEKKNPYVKHLLSLKVSDGKLNYLSYNCHLRHLRLLKRLELHKIRLTYSLLNDICMLVHLRCLKIQTKAKALPPSFSNLLNLETLVVDNQGTNMVLSPSIWSLAKLRHVSIDNCSLFDSDIDEPAVLKEHSKLKNLRILYGLKLSSSGNTEDIFKRFPNLRNLMFTINEPWPCSAEQISLPRLDVLKELEEVCVYFDCASFRQDQWDFHFPSSLKKLVLTRFNLTSDLLSRIGRLPNLQKLTLEEAIIQGKEWNMEEEVTFENLKFLSLDWVSFSEWKVGEESFPVLEELHIKRCDELIEIPDSFADIASLKSISLWGNRQLVESAHEIKECVAETMGEDKLEVTCFDE, from the coding sequence ATGGATCAAATTGAAAAACTGAAATTGAAGCTGACAATTATGTCGACATTTCTTCAGCTTTCTTATTTCAGCTTGGATGTTTTTAATGACAGAATGTCTAGCAAAGCACAGCAGGTTGATGATCTAGTTCAGTCACGTTTTCATCAGAGTCGAGATGACATGCTGGTTAAATTAAAGGATCATATTGTTCCTCGCCTCCTGGAAACTATCAAAAGTTGTATTAATTCCCAACATCATTATTCTAAATCAACTGACACCATGACTGAGGATCAGTTGGTGGAAATTTTGAACAAGCTCCTCGTGAATCTCCATGATCTACCCAAGTGTTGTGCTGAGTTGATCTTACCATTAATGACTCAGTACAAGGTAATTCAGAATGTATGTGTCAATATAAGAGATTTCCATGGGTTGAAAGTAAATGGTTGCGTTAAGCATGAAATAGTTGAATATGTCTTACCTCAGTTTCAACGTATGGCTGAGAGAGTAGGACATTTCTGTTTTGTCCTTTTTTCTTATCACCTTGATGTCCCTCAAGTCAATTTCAAGCTGGCTCATTTACTTGTGAAAATTATCCCTGTTGAACTGGAGGTTATGCACATATGTTTTACAAATTTGGAGGCTTCAAAGTCAGCAGAAGTTGGTCTTTTCATTAAGCAGCTCCAAGAATCCTCTCCAGCCATTCTTAGAGAATATCTGATTCATCTACAAGTCCATATGGTAACTGTTCTTAATGCTAGCACTTCAGCTCGAAGCATTCATGTCATGATAGAGTTCCTATTGATTATTCTAACAGATATGCCCAAGGACTTTATTTATCATGACAAATTGTTCGATCTCTTGGCACGTGTTGGAGCACTTACAAGGGAGGTATCCATTCTTGTTTGCAACTTAGAAGAGATCTCAAGAAATGAAGAGAATATGAATGAAACAAATTGTGGCAGTCTAGACTTGTTGGAAAGTATTGAACTACTGAAGGAAGATCTCAAACATGTTTTCCTGAAAGCCCCTAAAGACTCGtctcaactctgcttccccaagaGTGATGGACCAATCTTCATAACTCTTCTCCTTAGAAACTTAAATGATTTGCTCAAGTCAGATGCTCATTCTGCtgctttaataaaagaagaaGTTCAAATGGTGAAAGAAGACCTAGAATTCATAAGATCTTTCTTTGGAAAAGTTGAGCAAAAATTGAATAGAGATCTCTGGAATTGTGTTCTAGATGTGGCATATGAGGCAGAACATTCCATTAATTCAGTTCTTGTTAGAGATCATGGTCTTTTGAAACTTATCTTCTTACTTCCCAAAACCATAGAAAAGATCAAGCTTATCAAAGAAGAGGTACAACAGAAGATCCCCAAGAATAGGGGCCCCGTTGTTGTCAACTCTCCCAAAAAGCCAACTGAAATTAGCAAGTCATCAGCAACCAGTCAAATAATTGTAGGTTTTGAGAAGGAGACGAAAGAGATAATTAGTAAGCTCACCAAGGGACCAACTGAGATAGATGTCATTTCCATAGTTGGTATGCCAGGGCTTGGAAAAACTACTTTGGCTTACAAAGTCTATAATGAAAAGTTtgttgttgatcattttgatGTTCGCGCTTGGTGCACAGTCGACCAAGAACGTAATGAGAAAAAGTTGTTGCAGAAAATTTATAATCAAGTTATTGGTTTGAAAGAAAGATTCAATGAGGATGGCATAGATGATGACGTTGCTGATAAGCTACGGAAACAACTGTGTGGAAAGAGGTACCTTATTGTCTTGGATGACTTATGGGATATTGGAACATGGGATGAGCTAACAAGACCTTTTCCTGAATTTCAAAAAGGAAGTAGAATTATTTTAACAAGTCGAATACAAGAAGTCGCTGTGAAAGATAAACGCCATAGTGATCCTCTTTATCTTCGATTTCTCACGCAAGGGGAAAGTTGGGAGTTATTAGAAAGAAAGGTATTTGGAGAAAAAAGTTGCCCGAAAGAACTACTGGATGTTGGTGAAGAAATAGCCCAAAAGTGTGAAGGGCTTCCTTTGGTACTTGATCTGATCGCTGGAGTCATTGCAAAGAACGAAACGAAAAAGGCTTTCTGGCTTGAAGTTCTAAATAATTTAAAATCCATTAAGAATGAAGTGAAAAAGGTTATACAGTTAAGTTATGATCATTTATCAGATCACTTGAAGCCATGCTTACTTTACCTTGCAAGCTGTCCAAAGGACGAATCAATTGAAATCTCTCAATTGAAGGATTTATGGAGTGCAGAAGGGCTTGTGGAACAGACTGAGATGAAGAGTGTGGAAGAAGTAATGGAGATTTATGTGGATGAGTTAATTTCCAGTAGCTTGGTGATCGTTTTCAACGAGAGAGGTAGGGCATCGAGTTGCCGAATTCATGATCTTGTGCATGATTTTTGTTTggaaaaagcaagaaaagaaaagttgTTTGACTTCATAAGTTCAAGTGCTCTGTCTTATTCTTCTTCAGATCTGATGCCACGTGGAATGACCATTCATTATGACCGACATCTCCTTCCTTCGAATGAAAACTTAGTCCTGTTCAATCCAGAAAAGAAAAATCCTTATGTTAAACACCTCCTCTCTTTGAAGGTTTCTGATGGGAAACTCAATTATCTTTCCTACAACTGTCACCTAAGACACTTGAGACTTCTTAAAAGGTTGGAGCTGCACAAAATAAGATTGACGTATTCTTTGCTGAATGATATATGCATGCTTGTTCATTTGAGGTGCTTAAAGATTCAGACGAAGGCAAAAGCTCTCCCTCCGTCATTTTCAAATCTCTTGAATCTGGAAACTCTGGTGGTGGATAACCAGGGAACAAACATGGTACTATCACCTAGTATCTGGAGTCTTGCAAAGCTACGTCATGTGAGCATCGACAATTGTTCTCTCTTTGATTCGGATATTGACGAACCAGCAGTGTTAAAAGAGCACTCAAAGTTAAAGAATTTGAGAATATTATATGGGCTCAAGCTTTCCTCGTCCGGAAACACAGAGGATATTTTCAAAAGGTTTCCCAATCTCCGAAACCTTATGTTCACCATCAACGAACCATGGCCATGTTCAGCAGAGCAGATTTCATTACCAAGATTGGATGtccttaaagaacttgaagaagTTTGTGTATATTTTGATTGCGCTTCGTTCCGTCAAGATCAATGGGATTTTCACTTCCCTTCCAGCTTGAAAAAACTGGTGTTGACGAGGTTTAATCTGACATCCGATTTACTATCAAGAATTGGGAGACTACCCAACCTTCAAAAGCTGACTCTAGAAGAAGCAATCATCCAGGGGAAAGAATGGAACATGGAAGAAGAAGTCACTTTCGAGAATCTCAAATTCCTGAGTTTGGACTGGGTATCTTTTTCTGAATGGAAGGTTGGAGAGGAATCATTTCCCGTGCTCGAGGAATTACATATAAAAAGATGTGATGAACTTATAGAGATCCCAGATAGTTTTGCGGATATTGCTTCATTAAAGTCTATCTCACTGTGGGGCAACCGTCAACTTGTAGAGTCAGCTCATGAGATTAAGGAATGTGTTGCTGAAACTATGGGAGAAGACAAGCTTGAGGTAACGTGCTTCGACGAGTGA